In Staphylococcus lloydii, the following proteins share a genomic window:
- the wecB gene encoding non-hydrolyzing UDP-N-acetylglucosamine 2-epimerase, whose translation MKKIMTVFGTRPEAVKMAPLVQSLKATEELQPVVVVSAQHREMLDGVLETFHIKPDYDLDIMQQGQTLSEITSRVLMKLESVIKEVQPDMILVHGDTMTTFAGSLAALYNQIPIGHVEAGLRTWNKYAPFPEEMNRQMVGVMADLNFAPTNNAARNLINENKDESSIVVTGNTAIDAMDTTIEVDYDSEIIQKHKDKRVILLTAHRRENIGEPMANIFKAVRRIVEQYEDVVVVYPMHKNPKVRTIAQQYLGNHERIELIEPLGVIDFHNFANNAYFILTDSGGVQEEAPSLGKPVLVLRDTTERPEGVEAGTLEIVGTEEEYVFNATVQLLDDENHYQQMSQARNPYGDGQASKRICDNIKYYFGLIDKKPEPFI comes from the coding sequence TTTTTGGTACTAGGCCAGAGGCAGTGAAAATGGCACCGTTAGTACAATCTTTAAAGGCAACCGAAGAATTACAGCCTGTAGTGGTAGTTTCTGCACAACATCGTGAAATGTTGGATGGCGTGCTTGAAACTTTCCATATAAAGCCAGATTATGATTTAGATATTATGCAACAAGGGCAAACTTTGTCCGAAATCACCTCAAGAGTGTTAATGAAATTAGAAAGTGTCATTAAAGAAGTACAACCCGATATGATTCTTGTTCATGGTGACACGATGACTACTTTTGCGGGTAGTTTAGCGGCATTGTATAACCAAATTCCAATTGGTCATGTTGAAGCAGGTCTAAGAACTTGGAATAAATATGCGCCATTTCCTGAAGAGATGAATAGGCAAATGGTAGGAGTAATGGCAGATTTGAACTTTGCTCCTACCAATAATGCTGCTCGAAATTTAATTAACGAAAACAAAGATGAATCATCGATAGTCGTTACTGGTAATACAGCAATTGATGCAATGGACACAACGATTGAAGTTGATTATGACTCGGAAATTATCCAAAAGCATAAAGATAAACGTGTCATTTTATTAACCGCGCATCGAAGAGAGAACATAGGCGAGCCTATGGCTAATATCTTTAAAGCAGTCAGAAGAATCGTTGAACAATATGAAGATGTCGTCGTCGTTTATCCAATGCATAAAAACCCAAAAGTTAGGACTATTGCGCAACAGTATTTAGGCAATCATGAACGTATTGAATTAATCGAACCACTCGGTGTCATAGATTTTCATAATTTTGCAAATAATGCTTATTTTATATTGACAGATTCAGGTGGTGTACAAGAAGAGGCACCATCACTAGGTAAGCCTGTTTTGGTTCTCCGTGATACGACAGAGAGACCTGAGGGCGTTGAAGCAGGTACGTTAGAAATTGTAGGTACTGAAGAGGAATACGTTTTTAACGCCACAGTTCAATTGTTAGATGATGAAAACCATTACCAACAAATGAGTCAGGCGCGTAATCCGTATGGCGATGGACAAGCTTCTAAAAGAATTTGCGATAATATTAAATATTATTTTGGTTTGATAGATAAAAAACCAGAACCATTTATATAA
- a CDS encoding ATP synthase subunit I, which translates to MKRFHIIFNQYIQYYIYTLIVLVIVFFFTNSPFVLGLIIGIIGSLINTFTFEYYLAKAKKSETIHISTGNVWRYLTAILACVLWACFKDNINIFGVIVGLLVSYVLVIFKPLIHKKKV; encoded by the coding sequence TTGAAACGTTTTCACATCATCTTCAATCAATACATTCAATACTATATATATACACTTATTGTATTGGTTATTGTGTTTTTTTTCACAAATTCACCATTTGTATTAGGACTCATAATAGGGATAATAGGATCGCTAATAAATACATTTACTTTCGAATATTATTTAGCTAAGGCTAAAAAGAGTGAAACTATACATATATCTACGGGCAATGTTTGGAGATATTTAACGGCGATTTTAGCATGTGTATTATGGGCTTGTTTTAAAGACAATATTAATATTTTTGGTGTAATTGTTGGTTTGTTAGTTTCTTATGTTTTAGTTATTTTCAAACCGTTAATTCATAAGAAGAAAGTTTAA